GGAGCGGAAGGCAGCGGGGGCGAGGAGCGTCGTCGCGGCAAGGCCGACGGGCGAGAGGAACAGCTCGCCGATCGTCTGGATCGCGTACGTGCCGACGAGCACGCCAGAGCCGACCTTCGCGTCGCCCGCGAGCGCCGTCATCACCGCGAGGAACACGAACGACAGGGCGGCGAGCGCGAGGCCGATGCCGAACTTGTGTGCGGTCGACGGGCCGCGCTCCGCGAGCTTGCTCCACACTCCTGCGAAGACGGGCGCGAACAGGATGATGATGAGCGGGTTCACCGACTGGAAGAACGCCGGCTCGATCGTCCACCACAGGAACGACAGGTCGGTCTTGTCCTCGGCGAACGCGGACAACGAGCTCGCGGCCTGCTCGTTGATCATCCAGAACAGCATCGCCGCGATGAACAGCGGGATGTACGCGAGGACGCGCTTGCGCTCGGGCGCGGTGACCTTGGGCGAGCGCAGCATGACGATGAAGTACGCGATGGGTGCGGCGAACGCGAGGTAGGAGATCGTGTCGACGACGCCCTCGGTGCCGAAGGCCGAGCCGTTGCCCCGCCAGCTCGCGACGCCCCATGCGGCGAGCGCCGAGAGGGCGATCAGCCCGAGGATGCCGACGCCGCCGCGCGCGAGCGCCGGGCGCTCCTCGCGGGTGATCGGGTTGTCGACGTGGTCCCCGGCCCCGTACAGCGCCTTGCGGCCGAGCACGAAGAACACGAGCGCGAAGGCCATGCCGATCGCGGCGACGAGGAAGCCCGCGTGGTAGCCGCCCCAGCTGCGGGCGGCCCCGACGAGGATCGGGGAGAAGAACGACCCGAGGTTGATGCCCATGTAGAAGATCGAGAAGCCGCCGTCGCGGCGGGCGTCAC
This genomic window from Flavimobilis soli contains:
- a CDS encoding peptide MFS transporter; this translates as MSATSATGSTPSTPSARSQDHRFFGHPLGLMTLFGTELWERFSYYGMRAILLYFITDTLANGGLGIDRSTGVAITSIYGASVYLLSVVGGWLADRVIGARRATLYGGLIIATGHVLLAVPGGAPTAFAGIISVAVGTGLLKPNVSSMVGDLYERGDARRDGGFSIFYMGINLGSFFSPILVGAARSWGGYHAGFLVAAIGMAFALVFFVLGRKALYGAGDHVDNPITREERPALARGGVGILGLIALSALAAWGVASWRGNGSAFGTEGVVDTISYLAFAAPIAYFIVMLRSPKVTAPERKRVLAYIPLFIAAMLFWMINEQAASSLSAFAEDKTDLSFLWWTIEPAFFQSVNPLIIILFAPVFAGVWSKLAERGPSTAHKFGIGLALAALSFVFLAVMTALAGDAKVGSGVLVGTYAIQTIGELFLSPVGLAATTLLAPAAFRSQAMALWFLAPSAGQAITAQLVSATDDLANNYASYFGTIGVVTLAIAGMFFLVTPWITRHIREGEEA